From one Rosa rugosa chromosome 4, drRosRugo1.1, whole genome shotgun sequence genomic stretch:
- the LOC133745169 gene encoding protein DMP3-like: MSLRPTKAAPVASVSDSSSDTTEPDEDRQPLQVQTDQAQAQPSISQRALSQTLTSTANLANLLPTGTLLAFQLLIPVFTNNGSCDAATRPMTSILLLLFALSCFVASFTDSVKASNGQVYYGIATPKGLFLFEYPAAAGLPDLSKYKLRFMDLVHALLSVLVFGAVAFRDKNVLGCLYPMPAHETQEVLDIVPIGIGLLCSLLFVVFPTTRHGIGYPLSPGKS, translated from the coding sequence ATGTCTCTGAGACCAACTAAAGCAGCGCCAGTAGCATCCGTATCAGATTCAAGCAGCGACACCACCGAACCGGATGAGGATAGGCAACCTCTGCAGGTTCAGACTGATCAGGCTCAGGCTCAACCTTCCATATCCCAACGCGCCCTCTCTCAAACTCTAACGAGCACAGCCAACCTAGCCAACCTGCTCCCCACGGGCACCCTCCTGGCCTTCCAACTCCTCATACCAGTATTCACCAACAACGGCTCCTGCGACGCCGCCACGCGTCCCATGACCTCGATCCTGCTCCTCCTCTTCGCCCTCTCCTGCTTCGTGGCCTCTTTCACCGACAGCGTCAAGGCCTCTAACGGACAGGTGTACTACGGCATAGCCACTCCCAAGGGCCTCTTCTTGTTCGAATACCCTGCCGCAGCAGGTCTTCCCGATTTAAGCAAGTACAAGCTGAGATTCATGGATTTGGTTCATGCCCTTCTGTCCGTCTTGGTGTTTGGTGCTGTGGCTTTCAGGGACAAGAACGTCTTGGGCTGCCTTTATCCCATGCCTGCTCACGAAACTCAGGAGGTTTTGGACATTGTTCCCATTGGTATTGGCCTCCTTTGCAGTTTGCTCTTTGTCGTCTTCCCCACCACAAGACATGGCATTGGCTACCCACTCTCACCTGGCAAATCCTAA